In the genome of Triticum urartu cultivar G1812 chromosome 5, Tu2.1, whole genome shotgun sequence, one region contains:
- the LOC125509373 gene encoding uncharacterized protein LOC125509373 isoform X3, with amino-acid sequence MRGAQLPAAPCRRASAIPLEQERLLQSAPAAIPDFPSTSVVQEMPRKNQECTRMGGGASTSKKRKASLQSNSNREDSPPPRDDLSRILRKSLLPRGYPMPSKITGGMRLVNTFELCFGNLDGYSEEHTSIKLLALSLCQSIVSLAAFKGQDRRFTCTGTIIQHTASSMSILTSASLIRSSEDESKILDKLEIKVRLPNGKLVVGKLWKYDFYYNIAVVNTKAFPEFHAACFHNEVPANVKFSQSKLVAIGRVFESGELMATGGTLLYKTCKFDCQQLMASTCKTTKAGIGGPIIDADGKFIGMSFYYKDGAPFLPITILQKCLKHFNEFGRVLQPWHGLRIGSLQAEKLRVREEVHDILPHAHGIYVQKFHELILDKAESAFRHGEGMHLTVSFLRPSSGSEFCATISAEVIDMSEQNMSSQNKSKQNSVRWPVPKTKWLYPDDERDADMMPLVRKCRRPGYVYEAPLMTDVSRYTRV; translated from the exons ATGCGAGGGGCGCAGCTCCCCGCCGCACCCTGTCGCCGCGCCTCTGCCATCCCACTCGAGCAGGAACGGCTTCTCCAATCTGCGCCGGCGGCAATCCCTGATTTCCCTTCCACCTCTGTG GTCCAGGAGATGCCTAGAAAGAATCAAGAATGTACACGCATGGGAGGAGGAGCAAGCACAAGTAAGAAGAGAAAGGCTTCTTTACAGTCCAACTCCAACCGAGAAG ATTCTCCGCCTCCGAGGGATG ACCTTTCACGCATATTACGCAAGAGCCTACTTCCCCGTGGTTATCCTATGCCATCTAAGATTACTG GGGGCATGCGCTTGGTGAATACATTTGAGCTCTGCTTTGGAAATTTAGATGGCTACAGTGAAGAGCACACCAGCATTAAGTTACTTGCTTTGAGCCTATGTCAGTCCATTGTCTCACTTGCTGCTTTTAAGG GTCAAGATAGACGGTTTACATGCACAGGCACAATCATCCAGCACACAGCATCCAGCATGAGCATTCTAACCTCTGCTAGCTTGATTAGATCCTCTGAAGATGAAAGTAAGATACTTGATAAACTGGAG ATTAAGGTGCGCCTGCCCAATGGCAAGCTCGTTGTAGGAAAACTGTGGAAATATGATTTTTATTATAATATTGCTGTTGTGAACACCAAGGCTTTTCCAGAATTTCATGCAGCATGCTTTCATAATGAAGTGCCAGCTAATGTCAAATTCTCCCAAAGTAAACTGGTAGCTATTGGACGAGTTTTTGAATCTGGAGAACTAATGGCTACAGGTGGGACACTGCTGTACAAAACTTGCAAATTCGATTGCCAGCAACTCATGGCATCTACATGTAAGACCACAAAG GCTGGAATTGGGGGCCCCATTATTGATGCTGATGGAAAATTCATAGGCATGAGCTTTTATTATAAGGATGGAGCTCCTTTCTTACCAATCACTATCCTCCAGAAATGCTTAAAGCACTTCAATGAATTTGG GAGAGTTCTGCAGCCATGGCATGGTCTGAGGATTGGATCACTTCAAGCTGAAAAATTGCGTGTCCGTGAAGAAGTACATGACATCTTACCCCATGCACATGGCATTTACGTACAGAAG TTCCATGAGCTGATTTTGGACAAGGCAGAGAGTGCTTTTCGACATGGTGAAGGAATGCATCTTACG GTATCTTTCCTAAGGCCAAGCAGTGGCTCTGAGTTCTGTGCAACTATCAGTGCTGAAGTTATCGACATGAGCGAACAAAACATGAGCAGTCAAAACAAGAGCAAGCAAAACAG TGTTAGATGGCCGGTACCCAAGACGAAGTGGCTATATCCAGATGACGAACGTGATGCTGATATGATGCCCCTTGTTCGAAAGTGTCGTCGACCTGGCTATGTATATG AGGCCCCCTTGATGACTGACGTATCTAGATACACAAGGGTCTGA
- the LOC125509373 gene encoding serine protease HtrA-like isoform X1 produces MRGAQLPAAPCRRASAIPLEQERLLQSAPAAIPDFPSTSVVQEMPRKNQECTRMGGGASTSKKRKASLQSNSNREDSPPPRDDLSRILRKSLLPRGYPMPSKITGGMRLVNTFELCFGNLDGYSEEHTSIKLLALSLCQSIVSLAAFKGQDRRFTCTGTIIQHTASSMSILTSASLIRSSEDESKILDKLEIKVRLPNGKLVVGKLWKYDFYYNIAVVNTKAFPEFHAACFHNEVPANVKFSQSKLVAIGRVFESGELMATGGTLLYKTCKFDCQQLMASTCKTTKAGIGGPIIDADGKFIGMSFYYKDGAPFLPITILQKCLKHFNEFGRVLQPWHGLRIGSLQAEKLRVREEVHDILPHAHGIYVQKVVSGSPSADSGIKAGDVITKLDDFALSNAQEFHELILDKAESAFRHGEGMHLTVSFLRPSSGSEFCATISAEVIDMSEQNMSSQNKSKQNSVRWPVPKTKWLYPDDERDADMMPLVRKCRRPGYVYEAPLMTDVSRYTRV; encoded by the exons ATGCGAGGGGCGCAGCTCCCCGCCGCACCCTGTCGCCGCGCCTCTGCCATCCCACTCGAGCAGGAACGGCTTCTCCAATCTGCGCCGGCGGCAATCCCTGATTTCCCTTCCACCTCTGTG GTCCAGGAGATGCCTAGAAAGAATCAAGAATGTACACGCATGGGAGGAGGAGCAAGCACAAGTAAGAAGAGAAAGGCTTCTTTACAGTCCAACTCCAACCGAGAAG ATTCTCCGCCTCCGAGGGATG ACCTTTCACGCATATTACGCAAGAGCCTACTTCCCCGTGGTTATCCTATGCCATCTAAGATTACTG GGGGCATGCGCTTGGTGAATACATTTGAGCTCTGCTTTGGAAATTTAGATGGCTACAGTGAAGAGCACACCAGCATTAAGTTACTTGCTTTGAGCCTATGTCAGTCCATTGTCTCACTTGCTGCTTTTAAGG GTCAAGATAGACGGTTTACATGCACAGGCACAATCATCCAGCACACAGCATCCAGCATGAGCATTCTAACCTCTGCTAGCTTGATTAGATCCTCTGAAGATGAAAGTAAGATACTTGATAAACTGGAG ATTAAGGTGCGCCTGCCCAATGGCAAGCTCGTTGTAGGAAAACTGTGGAAATATGATTTTTATTATAATATTGCTGTTGTGAACACCAAGGCTTTTCCAGAATTTCATGCAGCATGCTTTCATAATGAAGTGCCAGCTAATGTCAAATTCTCCCAAAGTAAACTGGTAGCTATTGGACGAGTTTTTGAATCTGGAGAACTAATGGCTACAGGTGGGACACTGCTGTACAAAACTTGCAAATTCGATTGCCAGCAACTCATGGCATCTACATGTAAGACCACAAAG GCTGGAATTGGGGGCCCCATTATTGATGCTGATGGAAAATTCATAGGCATGAGCTTTTATTATAAGGATGGAGCTCCTTTCTTACCAATCACTATCCTCCAGAAATGCTTAAAGCACTTCAATGAATTTGG GAGAGTTCTGCAGCCATGGCATGGTCTGAGGATTGGATCACTTCAAGCTGAAAAATTGCGTGTCCGTGAAGAAGTACATGACATCTTACCCCATGCACATGGCATTTACGTACAGAAG GTTGTGAGTGGATCCCCATCAGCAGATTCTGGAATCAAAGCTGGTGATGTAATTACCAAGCTTGATGACTTTGCGCTATCCAATGCACAAGAG TTCCATGAGCTGATTTTGGACAAGGCAGAGAGTGCTTTTCGACATGGTGAAGGAATGCATCTTACG GTATCTTTCCTAAGGCCAAGCAGTGGCTCTGAGTTCTGTGCAACTATCAGTGCTGAAGTTATCGACATGAGCGAACAAAACATGAGCAGTCAAAACAAGAGCAAGCAAAACAG TGTTAGATGGCCGGTACCCAAGACGAAGTGGCTATATCCAGATGACGAACGTGATGCTGATATGATGCCCCTTGTTCGAAAGTGTCGTCGACCTGGCTATGTATATG AGGCCCCCTTGATGACTGACGTATCTAGATACACAAGGGTCTGA
- the LOC125509373 gene encoding serine protease HtrA-like isoform X2 has protein sequence MRGAQLPAAPCRRASAIPLEQERLLQSAPAAIPDFPSTSVVQEMPRKNQECTRMGGGASTSKKRKASLQSNSNREDSPPPRDDLSRILRKSLLPRGYPMPSKITGGMRLVNTFELCFGNLDGYSEEHTSIKLLALSLCQSIVSLAAFKGQDRRFTCTGTIIQHTASSMSILTSASLIRSSEDESKILDKLEIKVRLPNGKLVVGKLWKYDFYYNIAVVNTKAFPEFHAACFHNEVPANVKFSQSKLVAIGRVFESGELMATGGTLLYKTCKFDCQQLMASTCKTTKAGIGGPIIDADGKFIGMSFYYKDGAPFLPITILQKCLKHFNEFGRVLQPWHGLRIGSLQAEKLRVREEVHDILPHAHGIYVQKVVSGSPSADSGIKAGDVITKLDDFALSNAQEFHELILDKAESAFRHGEGMHLTVSFLRPSSGSEFCATISAEVIDMSEQNMSSQNKSKQNRWPVPKTKWLYPDDERDADMMPLVRKCRRPGYVYEAPLMTDVSRYTRV, from the exons ATGCGAGGGGCGCAGCTCCCCGCCGCACCCTGTCGCCGCGCCTCTGCCATCCCACTCGAGCAGGAACGGCTTCTCCAATCTGCGCCGGCGGCAATCCCTGATTTCCCTTCCACCTCTGTG GTCCAGGAGATGCCTAGAAAGAATCAAGAATGTACACGCATGGGAGGAGGAGCAAGCACAAGTAAGAAGAGAAAGGCTTCTTTACAGTCCAACTCCAACCGAGAAG ATTCTCCGCCTCCGAGGGATG ACCTTTCACGCATATTACGCAAGAGCCTACTTCCCCGTGGTTATCCTATGCCATCTAAGATTACTG GGGGCATGCGCTTGGTGAATACATTTGAGCTCTGCTTTGGAAATTTAGATGGCTACAGTGAAGAGCACACCAGCATTAAGTTACTTGCTTTGAGCCTATGTCAGTCCATTGTCTCACTTGCTGCTTTTAAGG GTCAAGATAGACGGTTTACATGCACAGGCACAATCATCCAGCACACAGCATCCAGCATGAGCATTCTAACCTCTGCTAGCTTGATTAGATCCTCTGAAGATGAAAGTAAGATACTTGATAAACTGGAG ATTAAGGTGCGCCTGCCCAATGGCAAGCTCGTTGTAGGAAAACTGTGGAAATATGATTTTTATTATAATATTGCTGTTGTGAACACCAAGGCTTTTCCAGAATTTCATGCAGCATGCTTTCATAATGAAGTGCCAGCTAATGTCAAATTCTCCCAAAGTAAACTGGTAGCTATTGGACGAGTTTTTGAATCTGGAGAACTAATGGCTACAGGTGGGACACTGCTGTACAAAACTTGCAAATTCGATTGCCAGCAACTCATGGCATCTACATGTAAGACCACAAAG GCTGGAATTGGGGGCCCCATTATTGATGCTGATGGAAAATTCATAGGCATGAGCTTTTATTATAAGGATGGAGCTCCTTTCTTACCAATCACTATCCTCCAGAAATGCTTAAAGCACTTCAATGAATTTGG GAGAGTTCTGCAGCCATGGCATGGTCTGAGGATTGGATCACTTCAAGCTGAAAAATTGCGTGTCCGTGAAGAAGTACATGACATCTTACCCCATGCACATGGCATTTACGTACAGAAG GTTGTGAGTGGATCCCCATCAGCAGATTCTGGAATCAAAGCTGGTGATGTAATTACCAAGCTTGATGACTTTGCGCTATCCAATGCACAAGAG TTCCATGAGCTGATTTTGGACAAGGCAGAGAGTGCTTTTCGACATGGTGAAGGAATGCATCTTACG GTATCTTTCCTAAGGCCAAGCAGTGGCTCTGAGTTCTGTGCAACTATCAGTGCTGAAGTTATCGACATGAGCGAACAAAACATGAGCAGTCAAAACAAGAGCAAGCAAAACAG ATGGCCGGTACCCAAGACGAAGTGGCTATATCCAGATGACGAACGTGATGCTGATATGATGCCCCTTGTTCGAAAGTGTCGTCGACCTGGCTATGTATATG AGGCCCCCTTGATGACTGACGTATCTAGATACACAAGGGTCTGA